Proteins from a single region of Osmerus eperlanus chromosome 26, fOsmEpe2.1, whole genome shotgun sequence:
- the insl5a gene encoding insulin-like 5a, producing MRVSAVLLPLLLCVVVGVSQVQAEVKAVKLCGREFLRAVVYTCGGSRWRRLLADPELEDLANSEQGSMENLGTTLGSNLSRRDINNMLTTVCCQVGCRKSDLTYLC from the exons ATGCGTGTGTCGGCGGTGCTGCTTcccctgctgctgtgtgtggtggtgggggtgagcCAGGTGCAGGCGGAGGTGAAGGCGGTGAAGCTGTGTGGAAGAGAGTTCCTGAGGGCTGTGGTCTACACCTGTGGTGGGTCTCGGTGGAGGAGGCTCCTCGCTGACCCTGAACTGGAAG ATCTGGCCAACAGTGAGCAGGGGAGTATGGAGAACCTGGGCACCACTTTAGGGTCCAACCTGAGCCGACGAGACATCAACAACATGCTCACCACCGTCTGCTGTCAGGTGGGCTGCCGCAAGAGTGACCTCACGTATCTCTGCTGA
- the dnai4 gene encoding dynein axonemal intermediate chain 4 has translation MSTTTAKMKKPTLKITPSSRTVNASTSGILRVNHSTTRTKSVTASISRKSFSLANDSKLIDKNSVQTPKHIVQVYDENGKDVTPQPLYQPDPGLIQPKQSKIFATDASGGTVSDFFSTAYQTTANASFAGPFTRSVFGSSTVSRSSLSTMESMNEEIEDPSSKRDISTSDVQVRREEVRELVGEEMLDDVVELYLTESETLWMLDMPVVSVSVDSEEAEDVKKRTALYEELCRNRIGNDQFVERSMQTFNGAPKTKEVQCESIDMVDAACMASCWDMYDSFCLADGVGEAVQKPSSKDLICPETFSHHRLDTVHGPERTVSVLGTTSIASTSSQTEMETFLVPTDDEPDPELILQSESFQQDLFVMERIVLENIYQPKLAAYRQLPILEDEDLLLKTKAAGRMEEDEESSLTPALERLWAFSCELTAGRNVSSMAWNKTNPDLLAVGYGQFDFKDQKSGLVCCWSLKNPTWPERVFHCENGVTALDFSASNASLLAVGMHDGSLATYNVQSRDETPTTDTTDCAHKHTSPVWQVRWIDSERGPSGEDKGENLISISADGRISKWFLRKGLDCIDLMKLKRTRNEKTKTHVGEKERKSEALISRQAPGLCFDFHPMDYNIYLAGTEEGHIHKCSCSYNEQYLETYSAHKGPVYRITWSPFCEDLFLSCSSDWTIHLWRQDLLEPVLSFPSTQRAVYDVMWSPQWATVFGAVNDGRVEIWDLGASILDPTVVSLVGPGVRLTSLLFATETDCVLVGDSDGQVSVYQLKNFSVGEGDQVDTLEDIIGSTLASQL, from the exons ATGTCTACCACCACAGCCAAAATGAAGAAGCCTACTCTGAAAATAACACC GTCCTCCAGAACAGTAAATGCGTCAACTTCAGGAATACTTCGGGTCAACCACAGTACAACCCGTACAAAGAGTGTCACCGCCTCTATTAGCAGAAAGAGTTTCAGTTTGGCCAATGACAGTAAACTCATTGATAAAAACTCTGTTCAAACACCAAAACACATCGTTCAG GTATACGATGAAAATGGCAAAGATGTTACCCCACAACCCCTCTACCAGCCCGACCCAGGTCTCATACAGCCTAAACAGAGCAAAATCTTTGCTACCGACGCATCTGGCGGCACTGTTTCAGACTTCTTCTCCACGGCTTACCAGACAACCGCCAACGCAAGCTTTGCTGGGCCCTTTACCAG GTCAGTGTTCGGTAGCAGCACAGTTTCAAGGTCCAGCCTGTCCACAATGGAGTCAATGAATGAAGAGATCGAAGATCCATCGTCTAAAAGAGACATCAGTACCTCAG ATGtccaggtgaggagggaggaggtcagggagctggtgggggaggagatgctGGACGATGTGGTGGAGCTCTACCTCACCGAGTCAGAGACTCTCTGGATGCTGGACATGCCGgtggtctctgtgtctgtggacTCGGAGGAGGCCGAGGACGTCAA AAAGAGAACCGCCCTGTATGAGGAGCTGTGCAGGAACCGGATTGGAAATGACCAGTTTGTGGAAAGATCCATGCAGACGTTCAATGGAGCGCCCAAAACCAAAGAGGTCCAATGTGAGAGCATCGATATGGTGGATGCAG CCTGCATGGCCTCCTGCTGGGATATGTACGACTCCTTCTGCTTGGCGGATGGAGTGGGTGAGGCCGTCCAGAAGCCCAGTTCAAAGGACTTGATCTGTCCTGAGACCTTCTCTCACCACAGACTGGACACTGTTCACGGGCCTGAGAGGACTGTGTCGGTTCTCGGCACCACCAGTATAG CTAGCACCTCTTCCCAGACCGAGATGGAGACCTTCTTGGTTCCTACGGATGACGAACCGGACCCTGAACTCATTCTCCAGTCTGAGAGCTTCCAGCAGGATCTGTTTGTGATGGAAAGGATCGTTCTGGAGAACATTTACCAGCCCAAGCTTGCTGCATACAGACAGCTCCCCATACTGGAAG ATGAAGACCTTCTGCTGAAGACCAAGGCagcagggaggatggaggaagatgaagagagTTCGCTCACCCCGGCGCTGGAGAGACTCTGGGCCTTTAGCTGTGAGCTCACAGCTGGCCGCAACGTCAGTAGCATGGCCTGGAACAAGACCAATCCA GACCTTCTGGCTGTGGGGTATGGACAGTTTGACTTCAAAGACCAGAAATCGGGCCTAGTCTGCTGCTGGTCCCTGAAGAACCcaacg TGGCCTGAGAGGGTCTTTCACTGCGAGAATGGAGTTACCGCCCTGGACTTCTCAGCTAGCAACGCTAGCCTGCTAGCCGTGGGGATGCACGACGGAAGCTTGGCCACATATAACGTGCAGAGCAGAGACGAAACGCCCACCACTGACACCAC TGACTGCGCCCACAAGCACACCAGCCCGGTGTGGCAGGTGAGGTGGATCGACAGTGAGAGGGGCCCGTCGGGGGAAGATAAGGGGGAGAACCTCATCTCCATTTCCGCCGACGGCAGGATCAGCAAGTGGTTCCTACGCAAAGGCCTCGACTGCATAG ACCTGATGAAGCTGAAGAGGACAAGGAACGAGAAGACCAAGACGCATGTTggcgagaaggagaggaagagcgaggCTCTGATCTCACGCCAGGCGCCAGGTCTCTGCTTCGACTTCCATCCTATG GACTACAACATTTACCTGGCAGGCACAGAAGAGGGCCACATTCACAAGTGCTCCTGTTCCTACAACGAGCAGTATCTGGAGACCTACTCTGCACACAAG GGCCCCGTGTATCGGATCACGTGGTCTCCGTTCTGCGAGGACCTCTTTCTGAGCTGCTCGTCTGATTGGACCATCCACCTGTGGAGGCAGGACCTGCTGGAGCCAGTGCTGAGcttcccctccacccagagGGCGGTCTACGACGTCATGTGGTCCCCCCAGTGGGCCACCGTGTTCGGAGCTGTCAACGATGGCAGGGTGGAGATCTGGGACCTGGGTGCTAGCAT CCTGGACCCCACCGTGGTGAGCCTGGTTGGCCCGGGGGTGAGGCTGACCTCCCTGCTGTTCGCTACAGAGACAGACTGTGTCCTGGTCGGGGACAGCGACGGCCAGGTCAGCGTCTACCAGCTCAAGAACTTCAGCGTAGGAGAGGGCGACCAG GTAGACACATTAGAAGATATAATCGGCTCCACCCTAGCCAGCCAGCTGTGa